The following are from one region of the Alkalimarinus sediminis genome:
- a CDS encoding acyl-CoA thioesterase translates to MRAVKTIQWQKPGPYLIEILVEPAHTDRLGHTNNVRYLEWMEKIAWEHIEQLGYGWEAMSESGYALAITHTELDYLHASYAGDTLVLGTWISFTDQRFKCGRDFQLIRYDDQKTILNASMEFACISLKTGRPAKMPEAMLNALNKASS, encoded by the coding sequence ATGCGCGCCGTAAAGACTATACAATGGCAGAAGCCTGGGCCTTATCTTATAGAAATCCTTGTAGAGCCTGCACACACTGACCGCCTGGGGCATACCAATAATGTACGTTATCTGGAATGGATGGAGAAAATCGCCTGGGAACATATTGAACAATTGGGTTATGGCTGGGAAGCGATGAGTGAATCAGGCTATGCCTTGGCCATTACTCATACAGAGCTTGATTACCTGCATGCTTCTTACGCTGGCGATACGCTAGTTTTGGGTACCTGGATATCCTTTACTGATCAGCGATTCAAGTGTGGCAGAGATTTCCAGTTAATTCGATATGACGACCAGAAAACGATATTAAACGCCAGCATGGAGTTTGCCTGTATTAGTCTGAAAACGGGAAGGCCTGCGAAAATGCCTGAGGCAATGCTAAA
- a CDS encoding alpha/beta fold hydrolase: protein MENNNSKQMNESSKCPPKQQFIQAKGLEFCVEERGDPDGEAIIFIMGLACQMTHWPEALLNGLVEQGYRVIRFDNRDIGLSEKIKSTHIVDTRRAYISYKLGFHPAANYTLHNMANDTANILQALSIESAHIVGASMGGMIGQLLAAHHPDMVKSLTTIMSSTNSPRLPFPELNLMIKLSAVGRGRNDKASVLKRWKGFWKSVQSPDYPTPTKDIMALIEANYERNYSPGGTIRQIQAMLATGSLEKYIGDIAAPTLVIHGSRDPLLKPACGKAISRHVKNARFELIKGMGHDLPKQLIPEFINLIDGHIKQCAP from the coding sequence ATGGAAAACAACAATAGTAAGCAGATGAATGAATCATCAAAATGTCCGCCCAAGCAACAATTTATCCAGGCAAAAGGTTTGGAATTTTGTGTTGAAGAACGGGGCGACCCTGATGGTGAGGCGATCATTTTTATCATGGGCTTGGCCTGTCAAATGACGCACTGGCCTGAAGCTTTGTTAAACGGCCTTGTTGAGCAAGGTTACCGAGTGATTCGTTTTGATAATCGGGATATCGGTTTATCAGAAAAGATAAAATCTACTCATATCGTTGATACGCGGCGTGCTTATATTAGTTATAAGCTGGGATTTCACCCGGCGGCAAATTACACCTTGCACAATATGGCGAATGATACTGCCAATATTCTTCAGGCATTGTCGATCGAATCAGCGCACATAGTGGGCGCTTCCATGGGCGGAATGATTGGTCAGCTTCTGGCGGCGCATCATCCTGACATGGTTAAATCGCTGACCACGATTATGTCCTCAACCAATTCACCCAGACTCCCTTTCCCTGAGTTGAACTTGATGATTAAACTTAGTGCCGTTGGCCGGGGGCGTAATGATAAAGCATCGGTATTGAAACGCTGGAAAGGTTTCTGGAAGTCGGTTCAAAGCCCTGATTACCCAACACCGACCAAAGATATTATGGCGCTTATAGAAGCGAATTATGAACGTAATTACTCACCCGGTGGCACGATAAGGCAAATCCAGGCGATGCTGGCGACGGGCAGCCTGGAAAAGTATATCGGTGACATTGCAGCACCTACCTTAGTCATTCATGGCAGTCGCGATCCTTTGTTGAAGCCTGCGTGTGGTAAGGCGATTTCCCGCCATGTAAAAAACGCCAGGTTTGAATTGATTAAAGGTATGGGGCATGACCTGCCTAAACAGTTGATTCCTGAATTTATCAATTTGATTGACGGGCATATAAAACAATGCGCGCCGTAA